The following is a genomic window from Pseudomonas parafulva.
GCTGATGCGCAGCGGCTAATGGAGGCTAACACACTGGCATGGGCACTGTTAAATACCTAGCCATCAAGGCACAAGCGCCTATTGAGTGACCGATCAGCTATCGGCCTGATCCCCTTCGAGCGTCTTCGAAGCGGTCTGTTGCGCATCTTTTCCGGCGTCATGCTGCTGCGCGGCGTAGGCGTCCTGTGACTGCTGCAGGCTCGCTGCGATCTCGGCGTTACGGGCGACGAAGGCCGGCGATTCTTCAGCCATGGCCAGGGGCGACAACAACAGGGACGACAGGACGAAGACGCTGGCAATACCCATACTGTTGGACATTTGAAACTACCTTCTTGCGTGGCAAGTGTGAATTGGGACAGCGCTAAGTTAGTCCTGTGCAGGCCGATGAAACAGCGCTCAACAAGAGAATCACTCTTGTATTAAACGTAACTATAAGTCGCTAAATGTTCGCCAAAAGCGCTGAAAACGCCTGGGTTGAGCGCCTGCCTTCATTTCCCCGTGCGTAGGCGCCAATGCCGTGGGTGGCCACTTGCCAGTTGGTTGCCGTGGATCAATGTTCCCGCAGCGGTTGCCCCTAGAGTCGAGCACCCTGCCGATTGTCCCCACGATGCTGAGAGCCTGCGATGAAGTGCAATGTGCCCATAACCGGTCGAGCCGTGGATTATCCGGCCGATGCCAACATTCTTTCGACCACCGACCTGGACAGCGTCATTACCTACGCCAATGACGACTTCGTACGCATCAGTGGTTTTTCCCGCGACGAACTGCTTGGCCAACCTCACCATGTGGTGCGCCATCCTGACATGCCGGCGCGCGCGTTCGAACAGATGTGGCGAGCGCTGAAGTCCGGACGTTCGTGGATGGGCTTGGTGAAGAACCGCTGCCGTAATGGCGACCATTACTGGGTCAGTGCCTTCGTCACGCCGATCAGCAGCGCGGGAAGCACGGTCGAGTACCAGTCGGTACGCACACGCCCCACCGACGAACAGATCGCCGCCGCCGAGCAGTGCTATGCGCGTCTGCGCAACGGGCGGCAGCGCTGGTGGGAGCGCTTGCCGGTACCGGGGCTGCAAGCGCGGCTGTCGCTGAGCATGGCGATGGTGCTGGCGCTGGTGATGGGTGTTGGCCAGGGCTGGACGTCACTGCGTTGGTACGAGGCGCTGTTTCAATGGACTGCGGCCGTCGCGTTGGCCAGCCTGGCGACCTGGGCACTGCTGCGCCCTTTCGAGCGCCTGCGCAGCCAAGCGCGAGCGCTGGCCAACAACCCCTTGAGCCAGCAGTTGTACACCGGTCGGCGTGACGACATCGGTCAAATCGACTTCGCCCTGTGCATGCTCAAGGCGCAACTGGGCGCGGTGGTTGGGCGCATTGGCGATACGTCGACGCGCCTGGCTGGGCACTCTGGTTCGTTGGTCGAGGCCACCGAGGCCAGCCACGCCAACAGTCTTGAACAGCAGAGCCAGGCGGATCAGGTCGCGACCGCCATCCACCAGATGAGCGCCAGCGTCGCCCAGGTGGCCAGCAGTGCGCAGATGGCAGCGCTGGCGGCCGATCAGGCCGAGGACGAGACCCAGTGCGGGCATCGCATGGTCGAGCGCAATCGCTGCGCGATCCAGGACCTGGCCGGCTCGCTGGTGGAGGCGAGCGAGGTGATCCAGCGCCTGGAGAGCGACAGCGGCGAGATCTCCAGTGTGCTCGATGTGATTCGCGGCATCGCCGAACAGACCAACCTGCTCGCGCTCAATGCCGCCATCGAGGCCGCCCGCGCCGGTGATCAGGGCCGCGGTTTCGCAGTGGTGGCCGATGAGGTGCGGGGGCTGGCCCAGCGCACCGCTCAGTCAACCCATGAGATTCAGCGCATGATCGGCGCCGTACAGGGAGGTACTCGCGCGGCAGTGCAGGTGATGCGCCAGAGTAGTGCGCATGCCGGGCACAGCGTCGAGCAGGCGCGTCTGGCCAGCGATGCGCTGGACGGCATCAGCGTGCGGGTCAACCAGATCAACGAGATGAGCCTGCAGATCGCGGCCGCGGTGGAGCAGCAGAGCCAGGTGAGCGAGGCCATCAACCGCAACATCGTCAGCATCCGCCAAGCCAGCGAAGCCACCGTGTCGGTGGGGCAACGCAGCCACGGTAGCGCCGCGGATGTGGCCGCGCTGGCCTAGGAGCTGCGGCGGCTGGCCGACGAGTTCTGGCGCCGCAGCCGCTGAAGATCCTTCAGGGTGGATGCGTCAGAACCCGATGAAGGCGTAGTACACCGGCGCTTGGGCGGTGGTCAGCAGCCCGTGCTGTTGCAGATCTTGCGTCAGGTCGGAGTCTTCCAAGTGCACCGACCACGCGGCGGCGGGTGCCTGCTGCCTGCTTTCCAGCGCCGTCAGGAAGGCCTGCATGTCAGGCAGCCAGGCGGTGAAACCATTGCCTTTGAGCGCGCTGGTGGTCATGCCCAGCCTCTGGCAGACCGCGACCTTGGCGGCGATGTCGTCGCGGTCGGCCTGGCGCGATGCGTCGATCAGGGCGGCGAGGTGTGGATCGGCAGGGCGATTGCCAACGATCAGTTGCGGGCCTTGCTGCCAGGCTTCGGGCGGGCAGTCCTTGGCGTCTGGGCGCAGCGGCAGGTGCGGATTGATTTCCGCCGGGTAGATACGGCACACCAGCGGCCGAGTTGCATAGATGCCGCACAGGTTGTCGGCATCAAGATGACGGCAGCGGCCGGGGTTGAAGGCGGCGAAGGTGACCGAAACGTGCAGTTGGGCATTGCCGCAGGGCACGGCCAGCGAGCGGCGTAGCACGTGGTCGCGCTGTTCGGGCGGCATGCCGGGGCCATCGGCGAGGAACCCTTCGATCAGCACCACCACCTGGCCACCGTCACGGGCCCACTGGTGCGATTCGGCAAGCGTCAGCGGCACATGGTGACCGCTGCAGCACTTGCCACAGCCGGTGCAGGCGAAGCGCAGGCCCTCGCTCACTTCGCGCCCGGCTTCCATTCGGTGACGTAGGCCTGGTGCTGGGCGCGATCGTACAGGCACAGTTCGGTGCCGGCCCGGTTTTTCATGTGCTTGGGTTTGTAGACGCCTTCGATCAGCAGTGCGCTGTAGGCGGTACGGTCGTCGAACTCGGCAGGCTTGCCCAGGGCATGGGCATCCTTGAACTGGCTGGCGGCCAGGCAACTCTTGACCATCTGCTGGCGGTACTGGTTCCAGGCGTCGGAACTGGAGGCATGGGCCGCGCCGGCGGTCATGGCCAGCGCGATCAGGGCAGTACGAAGAAGTGTCATGGCGATACCGACAAATAGACTCGGAAGGGTAGGAAGTATGCCCGAGTCCTACCCTTCATCAAGTGAAGGCACTAGGCCGCCAACTGTATCAGCGTTTTTCCGCATGCACCGCGCGCGCCGCCACCACCAGGCAGTCGGTCAGCTCGGGCGAGGAAAACTTGGTGAGGATTGCGTTGGCACCGGCGAGCTTGGCCTTTTCGGCGCTCATCGCGCTGTCCAGCGAGGTGTGCAGCAGGACATAGAGGTGCTGGAAGTCGGGTGTCTCGCGTAGCGTCCGGGTGAAGGCGTAGCCATCCATTTCCGACATCTCGATGTCGGACACCACGATGTTGATTTCCTGCCCGGTGCCCTGCTGTTCCAGCAGCACGTTGATCGCGTCCTTGGCGCTGCGTGCGGTGTGGCATTCCAGCCCGAGGTGGCGCAGGGTGTGCACGGACTGTTGCAGGGCCACCTGGCTGTCGTCCACCACCAGGATGTTGGCCGCCGCGAGCAGGCTGGCATCTTCCTCGGCGAGCTGGCCGGAAGGGGCTTCGGGCGGCGGTGGCGCGATGCCGTGGATGACCTTTTCGATATCCAGCACCTGCACCAGCGCGTTGTCCACGCGGGTGACGCCGGTGATGTAGGAACGGTTGCCGGAACCATAAGGTGGCGGTTTGATGTCGGTGCTCAGGCAATGCACGATGCGGCTTACCGCCTGGACGTGCAGCCCCTGGCGCGAGCGGCTGATGTCGGTGACGATCAGGCAGCCGCCGTCCGGGTCGGCCAGCGGTTGCTCGCCGATCGCCCGGGACAGGTCGATCACCGACAGCGACTGCCCGCGCAGGGTGGCCACGCCTTTGACGTGGGGGTGGGATTCGGGAAGCTTGGTCAGCGACGGGCAGGGGATGATTTCGCTCACTTTGAGCAGATTGATCGCCATCAGCTTGCCGCTTCGCAGGGTGAACAGCAGCAGGGACAATGCGTCCGCGCGGGCATTGGGCGTGGCCATGGGCAACCTTCGGGAGTATCGAAACGGGAGGATACCCAGCTTATCGGCCTGGCGCGGCCAGGCTTGAGGGGGCGAAAAAGAAATGCGGGCCACGGCCTTGAAGACCAGGCGGTGGCCCGCGATGAATCAGTATCGAAGTGGCGTTGCCCGCGCCCGAGGATCGGGAGCGCGGGTGAACCCGCACTCCTCGGACTGGCGCGTCACCAGTTGTAGCGCACGCCGACACTCACGCCCCAGGGCTGCTCGATGTGCTTGCCCTTCATGTAGTCGAAGCCGGCCTGAACCTGCAGCGTGTCTGACACTTGTGCCGAGATCCCGGTGCCCAGTTCGATGCGGCTGCCGGAGAGGTCATTGGCAAACTTGTTGCCGTTGACCCGCACCTGGTTGTCGCGGGCGAATTCATGGGCAGCGGCGACCTTCACGTAAGGCTGTACGAAGCCACCGTCTTTGAGCGGGAAGTTGCGCCCGACATGACTGCCGACCTTGCCCAGTACTGAACTGGCGCTGTTGGCATTGGCGCGCATGCCGTTGTCCAGGGTGTAGTCGGCGCCATCGATCCACAGCGTCGAGAGTTGGGTGTACGGTTCGACGAACCAGCCGTCCTTGAGCTTGAAGTGCTTGCCCACCTCAACCGTGGCACCGACCCCGTTGTTGCTGTAGTCGCCCTTGGCTTTGCGGCCATCGCTCATGCGCACGTCAGAGCTGTTCTGGAAGCGGTTGGCCTTGATCAACGCATCGATGTACAGGCCGTCATCGGCCAGCCAGGTGCTGTAGGCACCCACGTGGAAGCTGTCGACCTTGCCCGAGGTCCCGCCGGACAGGTCCAGGTTCGAGCGGCTGTAGCCGCCCATCAGGCCGATCAGCCACTGGCCATCGCTGCTGGCGATCGGCATGTCGGCACCGAAGGCGATGCCTTGCTGGGTCTGATCGTAGGCGGCACCGGCGCCGGCGCTGACTTTGTGCTTGTTGCCGTAGCTGCGCAGCCAGCCGCCGCCCTGGTCCTGACCGTTGCGCAACTCGCCCATGCGGGTACGCAGGGTGGAGGACTCGCCGTACCAGACGGTTGGCGCCGCGCTAAACAGGCCCGTCACCGAGCGGGTGCCGGGGGTCGTGGTGTTGCTTTTGCGCACGAGGAACCAGTCGTCGCCGCGCTGCTCGAGGTCGTAGGCATAGGTGCCGAAGTCGACCTGCCCGCCGACCAGGTCGAAGCGTGAACTGCTGCCTTCGCCGGTGTGCACCACGTGATGAGCGGATACCGCCGCATTGGGATCGGTACCGGTGTTCTCCACCAACAGGCGGTGATCGCCGCTGGCCTTGCCGCTGACGTCGACGAAGTCGCCCTGTCCGGTGGTCAGGTCGGCGCCGAGCATGAAGGTGCCACTGCCGGACAGTTCGCCCAGTTGCAAGCGGGTGAAGCCTGCGTTGGCCGGTTCACCGCGCAGGCTCACCGTGCCCTGATCGAGATTCAGGCGGTCCAGATTCGAGTCGCCGGTGAGGGTCCACAGCGAAGAGCCGTCGATGTTCAGCGAGCTGGCGTTGCTGATGGTGCCGGTCAGGCTGGCGTTGTCCGCCAGGGTCAAGTCGACCGTGGCGTCTTCGCTGGCCACGATGTCGCCAGTCAGGCGGCTGTCGCTCACCGAGAAGTCGACCTTGGCATCGTCCTGGACTTCCAGAATGATGCCGTTGCCGCCCACCAGGCGCGATCCATTGGCGACATGAATGTTGACCTGCGTGTCCACAAGCGGAGGGGTGTAAACCCTGATGGCGCTGCCCTCGCGCCCCTCGACGGTGGAGTTGTCGATCAGCAGGTGAGCGTTGTGATCCCCAGGGCCTCGCGCGCCGCCGAAGGTCACGACACCGTTGTTGTCGCCGATTATCCGGCTGTTCTCACGAATCCGGACACTGGCGCCAGCTACGACCACACCGACACCACCCGGCAGCCGATCGACGCCCGGCGTACCCGCCACGCCATGAACCTCGGTGTTGGTCAGGTCCACCAGTGCGCTGTTGGCGGCGTTGATGCCCCGGGCGATCCCGGAGACGAAACTGTTGGAGATGAAGGCGCTGGATGCTTCCTGGAAGCCGGACAGACGAATGCCGAAAGCCTGTTCATCAGGCCGGGCCGGGTCGAGCGTGGCTACGATCCGGCTGCTATCGATGACCGCGTGACTGTTGTAGAGCGCGATGCCGTTCTTGCCCTGGGCGCTGACCTCGGCGTTGTTGATGTTCACCTTGGCGCCGTTGGCCAGTATGTGCTGGGTGGCCGCTCCGGGCCTGACATTGAGCGTTGCGCCGGCTTTGAGGTTGTAGTCGTTGAGCGGCGATGACGGGTCCACGGCGAGCGTGCGTCCCTCGGGCACGACGATCGTCGCGGCGTCGACCGCTATCGGCACAGCGATAAAGCCCAGCGCCACCAGGTGCTGGGCGAGTAAGGTAGGTTTCATGATTGGATTCGACCGTAAAAAAATGACGGCGAGATTCAATCCTGACAGCCTTCCTGATGATGTAGGAGGATTCGCAAGAGCAGCAGGAAAAAACCTACACCTGCTGCTGCATTGGCTTTCAAATTACCAGCTAAAGCGTACCCCGACGTTCACGCCCCAGGGCTGTTCGATATGCTTGCCAGTGCTGTAGTCGACATCGACATGGGCCTGCAACGTGCCGCTGATCTTGGCGACCACGCCCCCGCCGAATTCGGCGCGGGCACCGGAGAGGTCGTCATGGAAAGTGTTGTCGTTCACCTTGACTTCATTGTTGCGCGCGAATTCGCGGGCGGCAGCGACTTTCACGTAGGGCTGCACGAAACCGCCGGATTGCAGGGGGATGGTCCGACCAATGTGTGTGCCGACCTTGCCGAGCAGGGAGTCTGCCTTGTTGCTGCTGGCTCGCAGATCGTTGTCGAGTCGATAGTTCTCGCCCTCCACCCACAAAGCAGCGACCTGGGCATAAGGCTCTATGAACCAGCCGTCATCGAGCTTGATGTGTCGGCCGGCCTCGACCTGGCCGCCCACGCCATAGTTGGAATAATCACCTTCGGCCTTGTTCCCGTCGCTCATGCGCACATCGGCTTTGTTGTCGAAGCGGTTGGCCTTGATCACGGCATCGAGGTAATAGCCGCTGTCGGTCAACCAAGTGCTGTACAGGCCCAGGTAGAAACTGTCGACGCGGCCATTGCTGCCCAGGCGCATGTTCAGCTCCGAGTCGCTGTAGCCGCCCATGACCCCGACCAGCCACTGTCCGCTTTCGGCGGGTAATGCGGTGTCGATACCGAAGGAGATACCTTGTTGGGTCTGTTGGTAGTCGACTTGGTCAGCGGTCGAAACCCGATAGCGATTGGCGTAGGTGCGCGCCCAGACCCCGCCCTGGCCGGCGCCGCCGTCACGCAGTTCGCCCATGCGGCTGCGCAGCGTGGTCAACTCGCCGTACCACACGCTGGGCGCGGCGCTGAACACGGCGATGGCGGTGGTCGCGCTGGGCGAGATGATCGGGGTCTCGGCCTGGGCCAGGTACCAGTCCGTATCGCGTTGTTGCAGCAAGTAGGAGTAAGCGCCCACATCCACCGTGCCGGTTTCGCTGATCAGGCTGAACTGCGCGGGGCCGCCTTCGGTGTGCACGACCCGCTGTGGCTGATCCCCCGACAGCGGTTCTGCGCCGGTGTTCTGGATGAGAAGGCCATGCTGGCCCTGCGCCTGGCCTTCGATGTTCACCAGATCGCTCTGATGGGCGGCCAGATCGGTGCCCAGCACGAACGTGCCCGCACCTTGGAGGCTGGTCGCGGTCAAGGTGCGGAACCCGGCCTGACCGGCCCGCAGGTCGACCGTACCGCCGTCGAGGCTGAGGGCGCCGACGCTCGAGTCGTTGATCATGTTCAGGCGAGCGTTGCTGGCGATGGCGGTGGCGCCGACGTTGCGCACGGTTCCAGTGAACAGTGAACCGTTGCTCAGGCTCAGCGCGCCGCTACCTGGTGCGTCCTGGGTCATGTCGCCGGTCATGCGGCTGTTGTCCAGGGACAGGCTGGCGACGTTGTTCACGTTACCGTCCAGGGTCGAGGCGTTGTTCAGGCGGATCGCTGTGGTGCTGCCGGTGCCCGAGAGCACATTGCCTTGCAGGCTGCTGGCATCGAGCGACAGCGTGCCGCCATCGACCACATCGCCGGTCAGGCGTGAGCCAGTGGTCAGGGTAGTGGTGCCGACATTGCGCGCAGTGCCGTTGAATTCGGCACTGTTGGCCAGGTTCAGCGTACCGCTGCCCGGCGCATCCTGGGTCACGTCGCCGGTCATGCGGCTGTTGTCCAGGGCCAGGCTGGCGGCGTTGTTCATGTTGCCGTCCAGGGTCGAGCCGTTGCCCAGCGCCACGCGGGTGCCGCTGCCAGCAGCCGAGAGCACATTGCCTTGCAGGCTGCTGGCATCGAGCGACAGCGTGCCGCCATCGACCACATCGCCGGTCAGGCGTGAGCCCGTGGTCAGGGTGGTGCTGCCGACATTGCGTGCAGTGCCATTGAATTCGGCACCGTTGGCCAGGTTCAGCGCGCCGCTGCCCGGCACGTCCTGGGTCATGTCGCCGGTCATGCGGCTGTTGTCCAGGGACAGGCTGGCGGCGTTGGTTACATTGCCGTCCAGGGTCGAGCCGTTGCCCAGCGCCACGCGGGTGCCGCTGCCAGCAGCCGAGAGCACATTGCCTTGCAGGCTGCTGGCATCGAGCGACAGCGTGCCGCCATCGACCACATCGCCGGTCAGGCGTGAGCCCGTGGTCAGGGTGGTGCTGCCGACATTGCGTGCAGTGCCGTTGAATTCGGCACCGTTGGCCAGGTTCAGCGCGCCGCTGCCCGGCACGTCCTGGGTCATGTCGCCGGTCATGCGGCTGTTGTCCAGGGACAGGCTGGCGGCGTTGGTTACATTGCCGTCCAGGGACGAGGCATTGCCCAGCGCCACGCGGGTGCTGCTGCCAGCGGCGGACAGTACATTGCCCTCAATGGCGCTGGCGTCTGCCGTGAGCGTGCCGACATTGTTGAAGTTGCCGGTGAATCGCGAACCGTTGGCCAGTGAGGCCGTTGCGCTGGACCCCAGAGGTTGATTGAGATTGCCCACAACCGTACTGGCGTCCAGGGCCAGGCTGTTGAGGTTGTTGAGGTCTCCCGTCAGGGCTGCCGCGTTTGCCAGGGTCACGTCGGCCACGGCACCAGTCGCTGCGCTGATGTTGCCGGTGAGGCTGCTGGCATCGATCAGGACCCGTGCCTGGGCGATGGCTCCGGCCGGATCGGACGGCAAGCCGACTTCGATCAAGGTCTGATTCGCAGCGTTGAGTTGTGATCCGTTGGCGATGACGATGTCGGCCTGCATGGCCTCGCCGCGCAAGTTGCCGACCACGATAGCGCTGCCCTCCTGGGAGGTCAGGCCGGCGTTGTCCAGGACCAGACGTGGTGCGGCTTCATCGCTGTTGAGCGCGAACAGACCCGCCCCCCAGCGGCTGCCCGTGGCATTACTGCCGCGCAGGATCGCTTCGCCGCCAGTGATCGATACCCCAAGGCCACTACCGGCAATCGACGTGCCTTGTGCACCCAGGCCGGTGATGGTCGAGTCGGTGAGCGTCACCGTGCTGCCCGAGGACACGGTGACGCCGCGTCCGATCCCTGAAATCGTGCTGTTCGACACCTCGACGAGGGAGCCTGCTGCGCCTGCCTGCAAGGCGCGAACAGCCTGCAGACCGGTCGCGGAAGTCGAGGATATGGTCGAGTTACGGATCGTGGCGTTCGAGCCGATCATGGATACGCCTGGCTGGGCGCCTGAGTTGACCGACGCACCGTCCAACGACACTGTGGACCCGGCTCTGGCGTTGATCCCCAACGTTTCTGCGCCTGCGAGCACGCTGAGGCTGGCCGACTCGAGCGTCCAGGTCTCAGGAGCGGTGCCTGGGTTGACGGTAGCGCTGTCTCCGGGACCCAGATTGGCCGCCAATGCGAAAGGGGTAAGCGCGCA
Proteins encoded in this region:
- a CDS encoding methyl-accepting chemotaxis protein encodes the protein MKCNVPITGRAVDYPADANILSTTDLDSVITYANDDFVRISGFSRDELLGQPHHVVRHPDMPARAFEQMWRALKSGRSWMGLVKNRCRNGDHYWVSAFVTPISSAGSTVEYQSVRTRPTDEQIAAAEQCYARLRNGRQRWWERLPVPGLQARLSLSMAMVLALVMGVGQGWTSLRWYEALFQWTAAVALASLATWALLRPFERLRSQARALANNPLSQQLYTGRRDDIGQIDFALCMLKAQLGAVVGRIGDTSTRLAGHSGSLVEATEASHANSLEQQSQADQVATAIHQMSASVAQVASSAQMAALAADQAEDETQCGHRMVERNRCAIQDLAGSLVEASEVIQRLESDSGEISSVLDVIRGIAEQTNLLALNAAIEAARAGDQGRGFAVVADEVRGLAQRTAQSTHEIQRMIGAVQGGTRAAVQVMRQSSAHAGHSVEQARLASDALDGISVRVNQINEMSLQIAAAVEQQSQVSEAINRNIVSIRQASEATVSVGQRSHGSAADVAALA
- a CDS encoding YkgJ family cysteine cluster protein codes for the protein MSEGLRFACTGCGKCCSGHHVPLTLAESHQWARDGGQVVVLIEGFLADGPGMPPEQRDHVLRRSLAVPCGNAQLHVSVTFAAFNPGRCRHLDADNLCGIYATRPLVCRIYPAEINPHLPLRPDAKDCPPEAWQQGPQLIVGNRPADPHLAALIDASRQADRDDIAAKVAVCQRLGMTTSALKGNGFTAWLPDMQAFLTALESRQQAPAAAWSVHLEDSDLTQDLQQHGLLTTAQAPVYYAFIGF
- a CDS encoding chemotaxis protein, with translation MATPNARADALSLLLFTLRSGKLMAINLLKVSEIIPCPSLTKLPESHPHVKGVATLRGQSLSVIDLSRAIGEQPLADPDGGCLIVTDISRSRQGLHVQAVSRIVHCLSTDIKPPPYGSGNRSYITGVTRVDNALVQVLDIEKVIHGIAPPPPEAPSGQLAEEDASLLAAANILVVDDSQVALQQSVHTLRHLGLECHTARSAKDAINVLLEQQGTGQEINIVVSDIEMSEMDGYAFTRTLRETPDFQHLYVLLHTSLDSAMSAEKAKLAGANAILTKFSSPELTDCLVVAARAVHAEKR
- a CDS encoding autotransporter outer membrane beta-barrel domain-containing protein, with protein sequence MKPTLLAQHLVALGFIAVPIAVDAATIVVPEGRTLAVDPSSPLNDYNLKAGATLNVRPGAATQHILANGAKVNINNAEVSAQGKNGIALYNSHAVIDSSRIVATLDPARPDEQAFGIRLSGFQEASSAFISNSFVSGIARGINAANSALVDLTNTEVHGVAGTPGVDRLPGGVGVVVAGASVRIRENSRIIGDNNGVVTFGGARGPGDHNAHLLIDNSTVEGREGSAIRVYTPPLVDTQVNIHVANGSRLVGGNGIILEVQDDAKVDFSVSDSRLTGDIVASEDATVDLTLADNASLTGTISNASSLNIDGSSLWTLTGDSNLDRLNLDQGTVSLRGEPANAGFTRLQLGELSGSGTFMLGADLTTGQGDFVDVSGKASGDHRLLVENTGTDPNAAVSAHHVVHTGEGSSSRFDLVGGQVDFGTYAYDLEQRGDDWFLVRKSNTTTPGTRSVTGLFSAAPTVWYGESSTLRTRMGELRNGQDQGGGWLRSYGNKHKVSAGAGAAYDQTQQGIAFGADMPIASSDGQWLIGLMGGYSRSNLDLSGGTSGKVDSFHVGAYSTWLADDGLYIDALIKANRFQNSSDVRMSDGRKAKGDYSNNGVGATVEVGKHFKLKDGWFVEPYTQLSTLWIDGADYTLDNGMRANANSASSVLGKVGSHVGRNFPLKDGGFVQPYVKVAAAHEFARDNQVRVNGNKFANDLSGSRIELGTGISAQVSDTLQVQAGFDYMKGKHIEQPWGVSVGVRYNW
- a CDS encoding autotransporter outer membrane beta-barrel domain-containing protein translates to MKSTGVALMSGCRFTFILMKRSPTLVALCALTPFALAANLGPGDSATVNPGTAPETWTLESASLSVLAGAETLGINARAGSTVSLDGASVNSGAQPGVSMIGSNATIRNSTISSTSATGLQAVRALQAGAAGSLVEVSNSTISGIGRGVTVSSGSTVTLTDSTITGLGAQGTSIAGSGLGVSITGGEAILRGSNATGSRWGAGLFALNSDEAAPRLVLDNAGLTSQEGSAIVVGNLRGEAMQADIVIANGSQLNAANQTLIEVGLPSDPAGAIAQARVLIDASSLTGNISAATGAVADVTLANAAALTGDLNNLNSLALDASTVVGNLNQPLGSSATASLANGSRFTGNFNNVGTLTADASAIEGNVLSAAGSSTRVALGNASSLDGNVTNAASLSLDNSRMTGDMTQDVPGSGALNLANGAEFNGTARNVGSTTLTTGSRLTGDVVDGGTLSLDASSLQGNVLSAAGSGTRVALGNGSTLDGNVTNAASLSLDNSRMTGDMTQDVPGSGALNLANGAEFNGTARNVGSTTLTTGSRLTGDVVDGGTLSLDASSLQGNVLSAAGSGTRVALGNGSTLDGNMNNAASLALDNSRMTGDVTQDAPGSGTLNLANSAEFNGTARNVGTTTLTTGSRLTGDVVDGGTLSLDASSLQGNVLSGTGSTTAIRLNNASTLDGNVNNVASLSLDNSRMTGDMTQDAPGSGALSLSNGSLFTGTVRNVGATAIASNARLNMINDSSVGALSLDGGTVDLRAGQAGFRTLTATSLQGAGTFVLGTDLAAHQSDLVNIEGQAQGQHGLLIQNTGAEPLSGDQPQRVVHTEGGPAQFSLISETGTVDVGAYSYLLQQRDTDWYLAQAETPIISPSATTAIAVFSAAPSVWYGELTTLRSRMGELRDGGAGQGGVWARTYANRYRVSTADQVDYQQTQQGISFGIDTALPAESGQWLVGVMGGYSDSELNMRLGSNGRVDSFYLGLYSTWLTDSGYYLDAVIKANRFDNKADVRMSDGNKAEGDYSNYGVGGQVEAGRHIKLDDGWFIEPYAQVAALWVEGENYRLDNDLRASSNKADSLLGKVGTHIGRTIPLQSGGFVQPYVKVAAAREFARNNEVKVNDNTFHDDLSGARAEFGGGVVAKISGTLQAHVDVDYSTGKHIEQPWGVNVGVRFSW